From Drosophila suzukii chromosome 2R, CBGP_Dsuzu_IsoJpt1.0, whole genome shotgun sequence, a single genomic window includes:
- the CycB gene encoding G2/mitotic-specific cyclin-B, with protein MVGTTLKMRGDENASENFKQVQLKKLTVPSQEATTKRAALGDLQNRGLNRAIAAKDAAQKDSKDLKLTDALRNAKARVDTHWKKQALGTTTNGNTAAPPKANEGGVAAFLRSNSVRNRVPTKTTVEPTKITVKASSNDKINEPTLKREDSNLSKKSLTKLRAALAKPVMGVSGIRREPVAVARKEAEIKKDTLEVKKDVPEAKKEVTRMPLIKTTSVVTTTTSTMPTTMSLSSKRLAGIEDIDANDKENLVLVSEYVNDIYDYLYQVELQQPIHKDHLEGQKEVSHKMRAVLIDWINEVHLQFHLAPETFQLAVAIIDRYLQVVKDTKRTYLQLVGVTALFIATKYEELFPPAIGDFVFITDDTYTTRQIRQMELQIFKAIDCNLSRPLPIHFLRRYSKAAGAEDEHHAMSKYFIELASVDYDMASYRPSEIAAASLFLSLHLLNGNYRAGTGFNDRHWTPTLTFYSRYSAAHLRPITRQIAKLARDAPQAKLKAIYNKYQGSKFQKIALRTELTGALMDSIVNSPRK; from the exons atggTGGGCACAACACTGAAAATGCGCGGCGATGAG AACGCCTCGGAGAATTTCAAGCAAGTGCAACTGAAGAAACTGACGGTGCCTTCGCAGgaggcaacaacaaaacgcGCTGCTTTGGGAGATTTGCAAAATCGCGGTCTTAATCGCGCCATTGCTGCGAAAGATGCGGCGCAGAAAGA CTCCAAGGATCTCAAGCTCACAGATGCCCTGCGCAATGCCAAGGCTCGAGTGGACACCCACTGGAAGAAACAGGCCCTGGGAACTACAACCAACGGCAATACAGCCGCTCCGCCCAAGGCCAACGAAGGGGGCGTGGCGGCCTTTTTGCGCTCGAATTCGGTACGCAATCGCGTTCCGACCAAGACGACTGTAGAACCCACTAAAA TTACAGTAAAGGCGAGTTCCAACGACAAAATTAACGAGCCCACCTTAAAACGTGAGGACAGCAATCTCTCCAAGAAATCGCTGACCAAGCTTCGCGCTGCATTGGCTAAGCCCGTGATGGGAGTTTCCGGAATTCGCCGGGAGCCAGTGGCTGTGGCCCGCAAGGAGGCGGAGATCAAGAAGGATACACTGGAAGTAAAGAAGGATGTGCCGGAAGCCAAGAAGGAAGTGACCAGGATGCCCTTAATTAAGACCACCAGTGTCGTCACCACAACCACATCCACGATGCCAACCACCATGTCCCTCTCCAGCAAGCGCTTGGCTGGAATCGAGGACATCGATGCCAACGACAAGGAGAACCTGGTTTTGGTCTCTGAATATGTGAACGACATCTACGACTACTTGTACCAGGTGGAGCTGCAGCAGCCGATACACAAGGATCACCTGGAAGGTCAGAAGGAGGTGTCCCACAAGATGCGAGCCGTGCTGATCGATTGGATCAACGAGGTTCACCTGCAGTTCCATTTGGCTCCAGAAACCTTCCAGCTGGCGGTGGCCATCATCGATCGTTATCTGCAAGTGGTTAAGGACACCAAGCGCACCTACTTGCAACTGGTGGGAGTGACGGCTCTCTTCATTGCCACCAAGTACGAGGAGCTGTTCCCGCCGGCCATTGGGGACTTTGTCTTCATCACGGACGACACCTATACGACCAGGCAAATTCGCCAAATGGAGCTGCAGATCTTCAAGGCCATCGACTGTAATCTGTCCCGTCCGCTGCCGATTcacttcttgaggcggtactCGAAGGCTGCCGGTGCTGAGGATGAGCACCATGCCATGTCCAAGTACTTTATTGAGCTCGCTTCTGTGGATTACGACATGGCTAGCTACAGGCCTTCGGAG ATTGCTGCCGCTTCGCTGTTTCTGTCGCTGCACTTGCTCAATGGAAACTACCGGGCTGGCACAGGATTTAACGACCGACACTGGACTCCCACTCTGACCTTCTACTCGCGCTATTCGGCCGCCCACTTGCGACCCATTACCCGGCAGATTGCAAAGCTGGCCCGGGATGCTCCACAGGCCAAACTGAAGGCCATCTACAACAAGTACCAGGGCAGCAAGTTCCAGAAGATCGCACTGCGAACGGAGCTGACCGGTGCGCTTATGGACTCTATCGTGAACAGCCCGAGGAAATAG
- the LOC108010299 gene encoding uncharacterized protein isoform X7, translating into MPPKRRRRFQGLYYHSSPPKVMPMNGQAGGQNGRKRRDNEDFSVKLSTIRIWIHEKDIGKLTRILWAGQGNRLSQQASNNGRVKRFLAAVPHVMNAIKDLHQAVIDNSLETVQAQLEPPVPSALVTCKDGNGLNIIHKAAGLGHTKILEYLVGIWPEGAHEVDITGKTPLHWAASAKNNMRCYTLLTQAGCDEEAVDYKMKTPSYYRHKPHEIERAFLVYVPEAPRVSPDSATDWEALSDDSGVVDTGAAGDAGSKKLDIKVPPSVNGRKSLDDSLENTSELDTNDGILQEL; encoded by the exons ATGCCTCCCAAGAGACGCAGGAGATTCCAGGGACTCTACTACCATTCATCGCCGCCCAAAG TTATGCCGATGAATGGACAGGCGGGTGGACAAAATGGACGTAAGCGTCGCGACAACGAAG ATTTCTCGGTGAAGCTATCCACCATTCGGATCTGGATTCACGAGAAGGACATTGGCAAGCTGACGCGTATCTTGTGGGCGGGCCAGGGCAACCGCCTCAGTCAGCAGGCCAGCAACAATGGGCGTGTGAAGCGCTTCCTGGCCGCCGTGCCCCATGTCATG AATGCCATCAAGGATCTGCATCAGGCGGTCATCGACAACAGTCTGGAGACCGTTCAGGCCCAGTTGGAACCACCGGTTCCGAGTGCCTTGGTCACCTGCAAGGACGGCAATGGCCTCAATATCATCCACAAGGCCGCCGGACTGGGTCACACCAAGATCCTGGAGTATCTGGTGGGCATTTGGCCCGAGGGCGCCCACGAGGTGGACATCACCGGGAAGACGCCGCTCCACTGGGCCGCCAGTGCCAAGAACAACATGAGGTGCTACACCCTGCTGACCCAAGCGGGCTGCGATGAGGAGGCCGTCGATTAT aaaatgaaAACTCCCTCGTACTATCGCCACAAGCCGCACGAAATCGAGCGCGCCTTCCTGGTTTATGTGCCGGAGGCGCCCCGCGTCTCCCCCGACAGCGCCACCGATTGGGAGGCCTTGAGCGATGACAGTGGAGTGGTGGACACCGGGGCGGCCGGGGATGCCGGCTCCAAG AAACTGGACATCAAGGTCCCTCCGTCCGTGAATGGTCGCAAATCGCTGGACGACAGCCTTGAGAACACCTCGGAGCTGGACACCAATGATGG AATATTGCAAGAGCTGTAA
- the blw gene encoding ATP synthase subunit alpha, mitochondrial, protein MSIISARLASSVARNLPKAATQVACKTAYPAASLAARKFHVASTQRSAEISNILEERILGVAPKADLEETGRVLSIGDGIARVYGLNNIQADEMVEFSSGLKGMALNLEPDNVGVVVFGNDKLIKQGDIVKRTGAIVDVPVGDELLGRVVDALGNAIDGKGAINTKDRFRVGIKAPGIIPRVSVREPMQTGIKAVDSLVPIGRGQRELIIGDRQTGKTALAIDTIINQKRFNDAQDESKKLFCIYVAIGQKRSTVAQIVKRLTDSGAMGYSVIVSATASDAAPLQYLAPYSGCAMGEYFRDKGKHALIIYDDLSKQAVAYRQMSLLLRRPPGREAYPGDVFYLHSRLLERAAKMSPAMGGGSLTALPVIETQAGDVSAYIPTNVISITDGQIFLETELFYKGIRPAINVGLSVSRVGSAAQTKAMKQVAGSMKLELAQYREVAAFAQFGSDLDAATQQLLNRGVRLTELLKQGQYVPMAIEDQVAVIYCGVRGHLDKMDPAKITKFEKEFLQHIKTSEQALLDTIAKDGAISEASDAKLKDVVAKFMSTFQG, encoded by the exons TCTCCAACATCCTGGAGGAGCGCATCCTGGGCGTCGCCCCCAAGGCTGACCTGGAGGAGACCGGCCGTGTGCTGAGCATCGGTGATGGTATCGCCCGTGTGTACGGTCTGAACAACATCCAGGCCGATGAGATGGTGGAATTCTCCTCCGGCCTGAAGGGCATGGCCCTCAACTTGGAGCCCGACAACGTCGGCGTGGTGGTCTTCGGTAACGACAAGCTGATCAAGCAGGGCGATATCGTCAAGCGTACCGGTGCCATCGTGGATGTGCCCGTCGGTGATGAGCTGCTGGGTCGCGTCGTCGATGCCCTGGGAAATGCCATCGACGGTAAGGGTGCCATCAACACCAAGGACCGTTTCCGTGTGGGAATCAAGGCCCCCGGCATCATCCCCCGTGTGTCCGTGAGGGAGCCCATGCAGACTGGTATCAAGGCCGTCGACTCTCTGGTGCCCATCGGCCGTGGACAGCGTGAGCTGATCATTGGCGATCGTCAGACCGG TAAGACCGCTCTGGCCATCGATACCATCATCAACCAGAAGCGCTTCAACGATGCCCAGGATGAGTCGAAGAAGCTGTTCTGCATCTACGTCGCCATCGGCCAGAAGCGTTCCACCGTCGCCCAGATTGTGAAGCGTCTGACCGACTCCGGCGCCATGGGCTACTCCGTGATTGTGTCTGCCACCGCCTCCGACGCTGCTCCCCTGCAGTACTTGGCTCCCTACTCCGGATGCGCCATGGGCGAGTACTTCCGCGACAAGGGCAAGCACGCCCTGATCATCTACGACGATTTGTCCAAGCAGGCTGTGGCCTACCGTCAGATGTCCCTGCTGCTGCGTCGTCCCCCAGGTCGTGAGGCCTACCCCGGCGATGTGTTCTACCTGCATTCGCGTCTGCTTGAGCGTGCCGCCAAGATGTCCCCTGCCATGGGAGGTGGCTCCCTGACTGCCCTGCCCGTGATCGAGACCCAGGCTGGTGATGTGTCCGCCTACATTCCAACCAACGTCATCTCGATTACCGATGGACAGATCTTCTTGGAGACTGAGTTGTTCTACAAGGGTATCCGCCCTGCCATCAACGTCGGTCTGTCCGTGTCCCGTGTGGGTTCCGCTGCCCAGACCAAGGCCATGAAGCAGGTCGCCGGTTCCATGAAGCTGGAGTTGGCCCAGTACCGTGAGGTCGCTGCCTTCGCCCAGTTCGGTTCCGATCTGGATGCCGCCACCCAGCAGCTGCTGAACCGTGGTGTGCGCCTTACTGAGCTGCTTAAGCAGGGTCAGTACGTGCCCATGGCCATTGAGGATCAG GTCGCTGTCATCTACTGCGGTGTGCGCGGTCATCTGGACAAGATGGATCCCGCCAAGATCACCAAGTTCGAGAAGGAGTTCTTGCAGCACATCAAGACCTCCGAGCAGGCTCTGCTCGACACCATTGCCAAGGATGGTGCCATCTCTGAGGCGTCCGATGCCAAGCTGAAGGACGTTGTTGCCAAGTTCATGTCCACCTTCCAGGGTTAA
- the stl gene encoding A disintegrin and metalloproteinase with thrombospondin motifs 16: MTVSAIGSNRQRRLALIVLTTLWLLIDATPSASESPKSVSIELRRKRSLLYNGIELDENTLLGHLREHERALIFGSRSPEEAPEFKLVHLAQQERQAGNPQEADGAQMAATEDREGNPQKRRQRRSLPVEDDDVPPAEKGAESGESGQAGDAVEARLQLQQSPQLIDDAFIFIRRTENGTQFVEHSPQLLKRLERCFYRSPAAALDLCEHGNVRGVFQQNGSDLVIHPLPSRFGTGTHVLYQARLDKSGGYSGASSRRTAPPLDSQLQFEPDAEEFNEPRRRLRAQTQAQSPLRLRFQPRHHHHSHPNPLHHHHHHQRRRRYIGDPPRNRWSDIPEELFIETAIFVDSDLYAHMQRNFPTNTESKVVSFLLAMINGVQLLYHHPTLGRRINFVLKRLEIWKSWDPPGLARSRDVENYLNSFCKWQEKLNPFSDADPLHYDHALVLTGLDLVTYEKGKANSQVVGMATVKGMCTSIYSCTINEAKHFESVFVVAHEIGHNLGMRHDAKEISCDPTMHIMSPKLGSGKVTWSKCSRTYLEDFLMDPQAECLFDRDQFVGPWDHTAGGRLPGERFNANQQCMLRFGKNFMQASTQSKMEICRDLHCRQDGLPWTSHPALEGTECGANMWCRGGSCEARSSRQGSYSALKSWPPEHVPEATHEKIIRHEPNRIAPQVNDYNLLGNELPGSPSNWGEWSEPSACESGCLYGQSRRLLEGSTGLRTFNRSCLNFPSRCIGRDRRFVTCNSPQCHKVPVQTIGDFASQVCMQARKSDPDLTGEGQQLSSTLDASCKIFCRTKTNGTKSRRWTFPDGTTCQSKQHSPEDITYCISGRCERFSCDNSTSNFFKMDNSFCQTRSVRPTRDSSDQESRQQTTSQRYAERQEAKPPKNHYENEVAKRPAYGQGNHINAPPSPYKRRTYHKPYPPENSRPPPPASASLIALDRSSSSESEWVVHPGCHSNCMTDSKGVQAVTSRLTGLETIQLCSYRIQPCERLQTAAEFAEQTCARYRQKVRGLSGHGAQISASIDEPDRSCRVGCQDEFIKYRYYLVNGRNGHFPPGTRCSPVGKRYCVNGKCLEFGDDDLPLEKIHISLGQMRTRRRRSLPFNDIFNLTEINSTVNLNETLLDVSTENIEFTQPIHVSADELSSKSR; the protein is encoded by the exons ATGACTGTCTCAGCAATTGGATCTAATCGGCAGCGTCGTTTGGCTTTAATTGTTTTGACCACCTTGTGGCTGCTAATCGATGCCACCCCCTCCGCATCCGAAAGTCCAAAATCCGTCAGCATTGAGCTGCGTCGCAAGAGGAGCCTGCTCTATAATGGCATTGAG CTGGACGAGAACACTCTGTTGGGGCATCTGAGGGAGCACGAGAGGGCCCTGATCTTTGGCTCACGATCTCCGGAAGAGG CGCCCGAATTCAAACTCGTGCACTTGGCACAACAGGAGCGGCAGGCGGGGAATCCCCAAGAGGCGGATGGAGCACAGATGGCGGCGACGGAGGATCGGGAGGGGAACCCCCAAAAGCGACGTCAGCGCCGCAGCCTTCCAGTAGAAG ATGACGATGTACCGCCGGCGGAGAAGGGGGCGGAGTCAGGGGAGTCAGGGCAGGCTGGGGATGCAGTGGAGGCCCGGTTGCAGCTGCAACAGTCGCCGCAGCTAATTGACGACGCCTTCATCTTCATCCGCCGCACCGAAAATGGAACCCAGTTCGTGGAGCACTCCCCGCAGCTTCTCAAGCGTTTGGAGCGATGCTTCTACCGGAGTCCAGCGGCTGCTCTCGATCTCTGCGAGCACGGCAATGTG CGCGGCGTTTTCCAGCAGAACGGCAGTGACCTGGTGATCCATCCGCTCCCCTCGCGCTTCGGCACCGGGACGCATGTGCTCTACCAAGCGAGGTTGGACAAGAGCGGTGGCTACAGTGGGGCCTCGTCAAGGCGAACGGCTCCACCGTTAGACAGCCAGCTGCAGTTCGAGCCCGATGCGGAGGAGTTCAACGAACCAAGGCGGCGATTGCGGGCCCAGACTCAGGCCCAGTCCCCGTTGAGATTGCGTTTCCAGCCACGACACCACCATCACTCTCATCCAAATCCacttcatcatcatcatcatcatcaaagAAGGCGTCGCTATATTGGGGATCCTCCGCGCAACCGCTGGTCGGACATTCCGGAGGAACTCTTTATAGAGACTGCCATCTTTGTGGACAGCGATCTCTATGCCCATATGCAGCGCAATTTTCCCACAAACACGGAGAGCAAGGTGGTCAGCTTTCTGCTGGCCATGATCAATGGCGTCCAGTTGCTATACCATCATCCCACCCTGGGTCGTCGCATTAACTTTGTGCTAAAGCGTCTCGAAATCTggaaatcctgggatccaccAGGACTGGCTCGCTCTAGGGATGTGGAAAATTATCTCAACAGCTTTTGCAAATGGCAGGAGAAATTGAACCCTTTCTCCGATGCAGATCCCCTGCACTACGACCATGCCTTGGTATTGACGGGTCTGGATCTGGTGACCTATGAAAAGGGCAAGGCCAATAGCCAGGTGGTGGGCATGGCCACGGTCAAGGGAATGTGCACTTCTATATACTCCTGCACAATCAATGAGGCCAAGCACTTCGAGAGCGTCTTTGTGGTGGCCCACGAAATAGGACACAA CTTGGGCATGAGGCACGATGCCAAGGAGATTAGCTGCGATCCCACCATGCACATCATGTCTCCCAAGTTGGGCAGTGGTAAGGTCACCTGGTCCAAGTGCTCACGCACTTATCTAGAAGATTTCTTAAT ggATCCCCAGGCAGAATGCCTTTTCGATCGCGATCAGTTTGTGGGTCCCTGGGATCACACTGCTGGTGGGCGTCTTCCTGGTGAGCGTTTCAATGCCAACCAGCAGTGCATGTTGCGCTTCGGAAAGAACTTCATGCAGGCCAGCACCCAGAGCAAGATGGAAATCTGTAGAGATCTCCATTGTCGGCAAGATGGACTGCCTTGGACCTCGCATCCTGCTTTGGAGGGCACCGAATGCGGTGCTAACATG TGGTGCCGCGGTGGGTCTTGTGAGGCTCGTTCCTCCAGGCAGGGCAGTTACTCAGCCCTTAAATCCTGGCCACCCGAACACGTTCCCGAGGCCACCCACGAGAAGATCATTAGGCACGAACCGAACAGGATAGCACCGCAGGTGAACGACTACAATCTCCTGGGAAATGAGCTGCCTGGATCGCCCTCGAATTGGGGCGAATGGAGCGAGCCAAGTGCCTGTGAGTCCGGCTGCCTGTACGGTCAGTCGCGACGCCTCCTGGAGGGCAGCACCGGACTGCGAACCTTCAACAGGAGCTGCTTGAACTTTCCCTCTCGCTGTATTGGCCGGGATCGGCGCTTTGTGACCTGCAATTCGCCCCAATGCCACAAGGTGCCGGTGCAGACGATCGGCGACTTTGCCAGTCAGGTGTGCATGCAGGCGAGGAAGTCGGATCCGGATCTCACCGGCGAGGGCCAGCAGCTGAGCAGCACGCTGGACGCCTCCTGCAAGATCTTCTGCCGCACCAAAACCAATGGCACCAAGTCGCGGCGTTGGACATTTCCGGATGGCACCACCTGCCAATCGAAGCAGCACAGTCCGGAGGACATTACCTATTGCATTTCGGGGCGATGTGAGCGCTTCTCCTGCGACAATTCCACATCCAACTTCTTCAAGATGGACAATAGCTTCTGCCAGACGAGATCAGTGCGACCGACCAGGGACTCTTCGGATCAGGAGAGCAGGCAGCAGACCACCAGCCAGCGATATGCGGAAAGGCAGGAGGCGAAACCACCTAAAAATCACTATGAGAATG AGGTGGCCAAACGCCCTGCCTATGGCCAAGGCAACCATATCAATGCCCCACCATCGCCTTATAAGAGGAGAACCTACCACAAACCATATCCTCCTGAGAACTCGCGACCTCCACCACCTGCCTCCGCCTCACTGATCGCCCTCGATCGCAGCTCATCCTCGGAATCGGAGTGGGTGGTGCATCCTGGTTGCCACTCCAACTGCATGACTGACTCGAAGGGCGTCCAGGCGGTCACCTCTCGACTGACCGGATTGGAGACCATCCAGCTCTGCTCGTACCGCATCCAGCCCTGCGAACGCCTCCAAACGGCTGCGGAGTTTGCGGAGCAGACTTGCGCCCGGTATCGCCAGAAGGTGCGCGGACTGTCCGGCCATGGAGCCCAGATCTCGGCCAGCATCGATGAGCCGGATCGCAGCTGCCGCGTGGGCTGCCAGGATGAGTTCATCAAGTACAGGTACTACCTGGTAAACGGACGCAATGGGCACTTTCCGCCAGGCACTCGTTGTTCGCCGGTGGGCAAGAGATATTGCGTAAACGGCAAGTGTCTGGAATTCGGCGACGATGATCTGCCGCTGGAGAAGATCCACATCAGCTTGGGTCAAATGAGGACGCGGCGGAGAAGGAGTTTGCCCTTCAATGATATATTCAATTTAACGGAGATAAACAGCACTGTGAACCTTAATGAAACACTTTTAG ATGTCTCCACCGAAAACATCGAATTCACACAACCCATTCACGTCTCCGCAGACGAACTGAGTAGCAAAAGCCGATAG